CAAAGTTAAATAGTCGACGAGGTGTGTCTAACCCTCAAATGATCAACCAGCGAAAGAAAATCACCTGTTCTATTCATTCGACCGTCCTAACAAAAGCAACTTGCAATTGGAAAGCTTGTGATATATTCTGTTTTTGTAAAATGAATTAAGCATTTACCCTatccaatgaaacaaaaacaaaacaaactgcaTGGAAGGTGCGTTAGACAAGTCGACGTTTAAAAATCTAAACAGTCTATCctagacaaaataaaaaaggtaCCGTGACATCATCAAGTGTGAAATATTAATCGGTTAAGTTATCAATGTCACTGGTTTGTTTGGGCGTCAAATGTATCCTGCAAACCTACTTGCTTTCTCTGTGAAATGCAATacctgttatttttattattgctgGAAAGTTTAGTTTTTCAGATCGATACACGTAACCATGGTAAGTCGTATTGATTTCTTgttgatatatttttatttgtgttacataaaaaaaaaatcagtgtaAGTTACGAGTAACCTTTTTCCGGGATGTTAGCATTTAAATGCTCCTTAactaatttaaaatatttagaCAAGTAATGGAATAGAGAAGCGATTTAGGCATGATACGTTCAATAATATTCTGCGGCTGGAGGAACTGGATTTTGGCCGCGAAGTTGTGATTGCAGACGGAACGGGTCAACCTGTTGTGGGAGCTCTACCTAGCCGTAGGCATTTTTTGCATACCTTCCGAGAAATTATTGGTTAAAAGCAGGTTCAGAATGCTGAACCcaaaatattatttcactttcttgatggaaaaaatgttgaatatggaaaaaaacttgcaaTCCAAAGCCTAATTATGAACTTTTTTTGCCAATGTAAACCCGTTCGTCACGTTTGTATGTGGACCTACATTAGGAAGGACAAATCTTGAATGACTGAAACCTCAGTACAGCGATAACCtaacaatttgttttcctCCAAGCAAAGGATAGAACTTCTTTTAAACTCGATCAGGGTGATTCCACGTATGACCTAATCTACCCTGTATCGAAAAAtgtctttcaaatatttcagaTAGCAAGAAAAAGGCGGTTCAAAAAAGGGGACAATTGGCGAAAAAGGAAGAGCTGCTTGGAGAAGACACCAACAGACTCGACCAGGCGGAATATAAATTGCAGAGTATGACAAGTCCAGAGACGCACGAGGCTGACAGATTCTTCAACAACCGGCCCTCCAAACAAATTGGACCTCTTCGAGTAGACACCTTATCGCCCGCCCAGGTATCCTTTATTCAAAGTAGCACCCAATGGCACAAGTACTTTAAGCCATCAGCATCACGAGTTCCACCTAACATCTTTCCAGATGACCCTGTTCTCTTTCCAGGTATGAAATCGACAAAGGAAAATGATGAGCCTGAAAGCATTCCTGGTCTTGGACGAGATGGTTTAGGGAACTCATTTTATCCCAAACACCACCATCCAGGTTATGACAGCTGGAATTCTTATGGATCTGAAACCGATGCAGGGCAAGGAAGTGACCAACGTCAAAAAGATTACGAAGAGCCTCCATTTACCGACAAAAGCTGGATGAATCCAAAACCGTCGGCTGGGGAAAGGACACCTGGTGAAGGTTACGAGAGTTTTGATGGAAAAATGTTAGCTGTGCCTGAATCCAAGGGAGGAGAAATAGGGGAGCATTTGAGTCACTTTGAAAGCCATCCTGAAAATGAAGAGAGCTTCACAGGAGGTGACATTGGTTTGGCAAATCTGAAACATAAATTCCAAGGAGACCGTAAGGCCGACTTACTGGAGAAAATGGATGAGTTAAGCGAAAACACTATCATGTCTCAGGAAGGAGATGAGAAAGAACTTCTCGGTGGAGAAGAACCGAAGCTATTCTCCGAAAGGCCTCCATTTTTGGGCCCCACCGGTAGCCTCGGAACAGCTCTGGCTGAGGAACTGCTCCAAAAGGGAAATAGTAAATTCAAGGCAATTGACGACTCCTCTGAAATTGTCCGTGGAAGATCAGGGACAAATCTAATGCATGGATTAAGGCTTCTCGCAAGGCCAATGCTTGATGAGAGTGCTACCCAAAGAAACTTATTGTATAAAGGTGTGAACGATATAAACGGAAATATGGATCACGTGGTGCTCATCAGAAGTGATAAATTAAAGGACAGTTCAAGAGGAACTCACATCCTTGAACATCATGCGAAGGCTCCGCATAGCAGCAGACACAATCCctttaagagaaaaacagtCCTACTTACCAGAAAGTCAAAAGCCAATGATGGACCCGGTCAAGTAAGAAAGAGTTTAAAACCCGTCTGTAAGTGCCaacaaaaaattctttgtaaacaaaattatgttAAGAACAAAAACTTTCGAAAATATTGCTATAGACACTCAAGATGAAAAAAGTCGCACAACTCTCGCtttgcaaatttttattttttattttcttaagaaTGGAAAGTTAATTTTTGATAAAAGGTTATGGAGCTTGATGACTTGATACACAGGCGCTGATATTGTGGTTCTGTTGACATTCTTTGGAATATTGCGGAACACCAAGGAAAAGATAAGATTTTGACTGCACTTGGCTCTAGTCACATTAAGCTACTATTCAGTCTTGTTCGTCCTATTTGTATCTAGATGATCTAACTTGATGCAAAATTGTAAAGATCTTGTGCTTTAGAACGTGAATAAGGTGATTGTagttttcctgaaaaaaagaaatagtgAAAAGGAATTCTAAATACGTCCACCTTACCGTTTCAGGACtgctaaaaataaaagcattgtaataatttttaccCACTTTGGATCCGGTCTCAGTTCAAGGCAGTGGTGAAAGAAACCGCAACAGCTTTAAAGACTATTTTTGTAGGGCTCTGATATATTGTTAGTTGAAAAGAGCTCTATGCATATAGAATCACTCTGATAAGAAATAAGTAATTAAAGAATTTGTAGAAAACGTTTCAAACTTATGGTGCATTCTTGTTATGAGAACAGCGTTATCTCTAATTGTTCTCGTCCACTTCATCCGCAAACAACCAATCTCCCCCACTCCGTGCGCGATTTTCACATAGCCGTACCACCAATTCCCCAAGCTGCCTCGACAAACATCTAAAAAAAGTGTTGAATAACTACAAAACCATCTGAGCGAGGAGCAGGTGGGAAGCTGGTTGACTTACCCTGTCCTAAAGCACTTTTGACCACTAATAAACGCAGGAATGAAAAAGCCGAGAACATGATCTTGAATGATCTCTTTCAGCTGCTAATTATATTGTTGAGTTTGAACTTTCAAAAAGGTGAGTAAATTATGTGGTCATTAAGCTTTCAAAGAAGCACAATTCACAACAGGACTTCTTCAAAACGTTTATAAGAAGTTCAAATAGGAGATCGAGGTAGCAGTTGATGgtttttctcttcaatttGGACAGTTAACGGTCAACCCCACTGCTGAGATCCTAACGCGAGAGTTTTCAAAAGagcaattataataataagatCTGAAATAGTTTGGTGGTTTATATACATTTTAGCTTCTCACTTGACATTTAACCGTTACTCCTGATCAGAATCTCCAAGCCTTAGTTTGGCTGAAGTAGGAAATCAGCTTGAAAAGAGGCAATTCGTCTTCAGGTGTAGCCCAAATTCGATTAGCTGTGTCAAATGAAGCTTACCCGTCCCGTACTTCGAAACCAAAACCGCTTACCTATCAACTAGGGTTTTTTACGCTCAGTATAAGATCGTAGCCTTGGAATGGCGAGGCCTCGACAACCAAAGACTGGCTGCGATTTCCAAATACAGCAATAGGGGGCTTTCGTTCAGTCTTCCTTCGCTTTTGCTGTTGCAGTTCTTTTGTTGAATGGACTTTTTCAGAATGACTGTTGAATCTAACTTTGAGAAGGTGAAGCCTTCACCACCAAACGCCGGCTTTGACTTCCAAAATGCAGCGTTAGGTGTTTTTACTATGTTTCCATATTTTTTGTTGCAGTAAGCACACGACCCATTCTACATGGTCCGTACTTTCCTTATCATCCCCCAGCGCGATTTGGATTTCCCGGTGGACGAGCTGTCAATTATTTAGCGCATGAGACAGAGGCTTTTGGAGATGATTTGAGTTCCCGCATATCTGATCGCAGTCAGGATGTTTCTGCGTTAGGAGACGAAATACAGCATGCAAATGCCATGCAGAGTCGGACTGTTGAAGATATCGGACGAGAGGTGGACGCGGACGAGTCGATGCCATTTCCTGCGAGTCGTTTGGAGGAACCTTTCCTACCAAATGAGGAAGATATTGACAATGACGATGAGCCCTCAGAAAAGATATGAACGACATTTTTGGAATGAAGCAAGGACGAAAATTTGAATGCAACTGTGAAACTTGAATATATTTCATCATTATTGCTAAGGTGATAACAAAACTCCTCCGCACCATTTGTCCAAGGACTGAGTAGGTATTGATCGAGTGATAAACGTTGATATATAATCGTTCTGAAATTATAGAATTATCACATCggtgttttgaaataaatgataataatttagtGCTAAGAATGTGTCAAAACCGAACATCGAGTGTTTGTTACAAAGGGTGCTTACCATTTGCCAGAATAGGCCGACCAGATGGGCCAGTCCACACAATTAACGTGTCGGTTCTTCCGGAGGAGGTGCTCATGACCAAAGTGGTCAGAGCAGGGTTAGTTTGGCAAAGGGCAGTTCTCACTTCGGCATTAACGAGGCTTTTTCCATATACGGTCCGGCCGACCCACGTTGTCATTTCTAACAAACAATTAGCGCTTTAAGAATAGAAGCAATTAGTTCCCAGGATCCTCTATCCTGACCATGGGAACTAAGGAAAAGATATTTGCGAAAAAATTGTATCTTGCTGGCGGCAACTTGATCGCACAAGAAGTTGAGCTTCTCAAACGCCCACAACTACATTTACTCGAGCGCAAAGACATTTCTGTGTTCGTGAGCACCATCGAATTCATTTCAGAATATTCCCATTTCGAAAGTACATATATCAAGCGTTCACATCTACAGCAACCTAAagaggccatttccgaattagcTTTTGCCTCTTTTTCGAAGCTAGTCCTAGTGAtcatcctttcatatgaaaattagatttcattcacatgcaaatgaaaactaattttcatatgaaagaatGAGCACCAGGattcgctttgaaaaagaggccaaaggtaattccgAAGGGGCCTCTTGAGTTGTCATTTTTATTCCTACTGATATGCGCACCTCAAATAAGAAATGGGCGCACAACGTCTTATTTGGACGGTGTTATTCAGTTGTAAAGATGTGTTACAGTTAACATGTCACAATTACTGAAGAGCttggttctttttttgtcCTACATATGCCAGggtgatttttaaaatctgcTACAAAAATGCAGCGAAAAAGAAGACTTTACAAAGCTGCAAACTGAGGATTTAGTAGCACTGCTGAGCTCTGAGCTGAAAGCAAAAGAGAATGTAGCTTTTCTCTCTGAAAGTGAAACTACTAGATCAAGAACTATTGGCTGGTTTGGTGAAGAGCTGGCCATTTCGCGtcgtttcgaaagaaactgtgatgccCCCGGGCCGTCGTCGGATAGGTTAAAACACTAAAAGTTGGTATCAAACTAATTGATAGGGATCCAATTTCCCCCATGAAGAGACAAACGAAGTTTACGTTTGGAGGGCTAACGTTCGTGAGACGTCAGCTTCGTTTATCTCTTCACGGGGAACATTTGACCCTCCCAAATGGAACGTAAGTCACTTGATATTTCGGCAGATGGCAATGAATGCTGCCCGAGAATATTGCATTTATTCTAAACATACACAAAGAGTTTCAACCGGCTTAGAACTAAACGATGaatcatgaaaaacaattatCACATCTTGGCGGCAATTTGTCTTGAGAGGCAGCGTTTACGTGTTCTATCTTTCATAAACCAGAATTGCATCCCCATTCTGTTTCCCTAAATCGCCGAAGGATGCCACGATAATGACAATGTTAACTCTCTTAAGGTATCCGCGAATAAATCGTTCACATGAACATTTCTGTCAAGCCAGTCCTGAAAAAAAGAGGTCAAAATCAACAACTACGGCTAGTTCCCCTAGTTCACAGACGTCGTAACCTTCCAAATAGCGCATTCAGCTGAAATTATTCAGTGCCATGCAGGACATGAATATGATTTATAAAAGTCTTACTTTCATCCAAAGGCTTTCTCTTTCAATGCTGGATCTAAAAGGGCTTGTTGATCTTAATTCATGCGAGAAATGCCACCAGTTAAAACCAGTTGCAAGTTTATGTCTTCATTTCAACTCTAGATACGCAGTCTTTCACGTTTCAGCTGTCATCTGACTGCCTTTGCCAGAAATATCTTTCAAACTACGGATACAGAGAAACTGTAAGGTCAGCTGTAGCTATACACCCAGTTTATTTATTGAGCAGGCAATTTATACTTTTCCAAGTACTAGATTATTTGGAGCGCCCAAATTTGGAAATGATTGTCTAGCCTCATGCACGTTGATACAGTATGTATCTTGTACCCAGAGAAACGATGGTGGAGCTTATCtatgaatgaaatattttgctttggAAGAGAGAGCAATTGGTGAGTTAATATCATATTTGGGAATGAATGCTTGCTATCACAGTTTGTTTTGTCTGGAAAGAATTTATCCATTACATGTTCTCATGCTTCCTTGCAAATTACGACATTTTGGATGAGCAATTGGAACGTCACGACTACtgaataaaaaattgttttgaatttaatGTTATTGCTTACGTCTTGTTTGTTGCGTTAAGTGTTAAACACATTTCCTTCAAGGGGGAAGTCAACAAAAAGTTTCCATAACTTGAGTAAATCATCTTCTGAGAACATATTTACTGCGTTCGTATCTCCACTGTCCATCCTTTTAAGTAATCAAACTGGTATCGAGGTTTGGCAAGAAAATTTCTGAAATTCTGCAGAATTTTTCCCACATGCAAGACACATACCGCAAGAAAATGTAAGAAACCGTGATAAATAGACGGGAATAATCCTTTAGTTCATCTTGTTTGACAATTTCATTgcttgtaattaaaaatggatTAAAAGTTTTAGAgtgaaaatacaacaaaatatgaattttCCCATAGGCGTGGGTTCGTCAACATAAAAAAATGGCAATGGAAGTTTTACGACCGCTCTCGGCGAGTCCTCTCTTCATCGACACCAAGATGCCCTTGCTTACTTTTTCATTATGTGTCAAAAGTCCAGTTATTTTACGCTTTCGTCAGTGACTAAGATCCTATGCCAGACTTCCATATTTCGACCTCGATGTTTACGATCCTATTATTCGTATTATACTTTAAACACATTTGTTGTGAAGAATTATTCGATGAACGTTTCTTAAGACTTCCATAATTGCCTGTTTTCTTACTCCCCAATGCAATCAGGGTCAATGCTAAAGTGCTTTCATACCAAGTTGAAAATTTATAAGATAATTATATATCTTTAATTCGCTTATCTTCATAGGGCCAGAGCCATGTGAAATGACTCCTCGAGATCACGTCCTGTAATGAATATTTTACTTggctttttgtctttgttgctGCTGGTGGAATGGCCGCTCTCTGGATCaggtaaaataaaaaggaGTGCGGTAAATCGATATGATTTTCTGTTGGAAGACGTTTGATTTATCCACTAGTTTTTAACCAAACGTACGCTACCGAGAACGAATGTGACAGTCTTGCAGCGTTGTGCCTGCTGCAATGGAAATGTGAGCACCAAAATATTAGAATTCAGTGATCCCAAAACTCTGTAGTCATTCAGTTTGTAAGGCTATTTTCCGAAACTTTTTTGCGTTTTGTCTTTTAGCAATGAGTAGTTCATTTAATAACAGTTCCTTTTTCTACAGCAATGCCATCTATTCACATACCAAATGAAAACCAGATCTACAGCCCTCACATTCTGAACAAAGACAAGATTGCGCCATATTCACACAATTCGTTACTCCAAAGGAATGCAGTAGCTAATCCACTTGTAAACAATGACCACTCACACAATCAACATGGAGTGTACTATCATTCTCAAATTAACCTCAAGCCCAAAGATCTTCCAAAGAAAACGCTTCACTTTGCCGGAACACCTTGGAAGTCCTACGGgacacaacaaaaaagaaagaagaaggaCGAGACAGTACAGAAATGGAATGCTGCTGCAATAGCTGTGCAAAAGTCACTCAGGCCGAAAAAcactgttaaaaaaacaacgcTTTCTTCAAAACCACGTTTGACAAGGAACCAAGGTgatcaaaagaagaaaaagaaacagtatATAGTAGCAAATCTGGGAGGCTTAGCTCTGGGAAATGGCCTAGCACTTGGGATAGGTGGAACACCGACAGCAAGCTATGGCGCTAGTCTAGGCACAGGTTACGGTGCCAATTTAGCTGGAAACTATGGCACTGGACTCGGGACAATGCTAGTGACAGGTTATGGGTCTGAGGGAGATAATGGAGTTTTAACTAACAGGCAGACATTTGGTACGAATTATGCAGCAAATAGTAATAGCCAAAGCTCAACAGGCTTGGGTGACTTGGCCGGATTGAACTCATTGAATTCTCAGGCCGGGCTTAACTATTTATCAAACCTGGATTCATTAGGTGGGACAACCGACTTAAATTCGTTGAATTCCATTAATCAATATCAGAATAGTGATTTGGACATTTTGAATAGCAACGCCAATAACGGTTTGGATGGGTTTGGATCACTCACAACTGGAACGGCGCAGAATCAGAGATATACTGGACATAATGCTCTGGGAAGTTCGTTAAATTCTTTACAAGGAAAGCTTACAGCAGCTGGTGGAAACAGACAGGGAATAGGATGTAAGTTGGGactaaaagtaacaaaaaataatCGGAATTTCTCAGAGCTCCTCCAGCTAACCGTTCACGTGCAGAGGGATCGGAACTGTTACATTAACTTAAACACTCGTTTGTCGGTAACTTTTCCTAGTTTTATCCTGAGAAcgattttgtttgatttctttgcttttttctatTCTGTGCAGCGGCTTCCTGTTCTTTCTACCATCTCTTCAGTCAAAAACAATTAACTTTACTCATAGTTTCctagaacaaaaaaatttccctttctttcCCAGCGATGGATCTTGGCATGGATGATCTTGGAGGCAACGGAATGTCCGATAGTTCCCTGCAGCAGATCCTAGGGCAAATTATGAATGGAATGGGAGGGGATGGTGGCGGCGGGGGAAGAATGGGAGGTCACATGAGGAACAGCAACAGCAATGATGATCTAGGAGGAGATGTGGGAAATCTTGATCTAGGATCCTTGGGGGTTAACTTGGGTATGGGTAATGAAGTTGGGAATGGGATGGGTAATGGAGTCGGGAATGCGATGGGGAATGGAATGGCAAGTAGGATTGGAAACGGATTGGGAAATGGAATGGAAAACGGATTGGGTAACAGTATAGAAGAACTGGGAGGAATGGCAAACAACATGGGACATGAAATGGGAGGAATAGGTAATGTAGGTAATAGGATACCAAATGGGATGGCAAACAGCATGGAAAATATGGGAGGGGCAGGTGGTGCTGGATTAGCCATGGGAATGGGAGGAATGGGGGAAATGGGATCAATGAATCCAGTGGGTGGATTGGGACATGGCTTCAAAATTGGTGGGATCCATTTTGGTGGACACGCTGCAGGGACTATGGGAAACCAAGAGGAAAGTAATACAGAGGTAAGAAGAGACAGTTGGTAATAAAATAGTAAACTCCCGCCATTTATCACAACATCCTTTTGTCTATTAAATATTCGAAGATGGGAGAATATCCAAAATCGAGCAACCTGATCCAAAACGTTTGTTCAcaaatcattaatttgtcCCTAAACCCTAACGTATGCATCATTGACGGGTAAATTATCAGCCGCGTACTACTTGCTACTTTCCTTATAAAACAGCCCTCATGAACAGCAGGTAATTATCcaagaattctgattggcttacAACGTTTTTGTGTAATGCAAAAATAGCCTGGGTTGTGAATTCgtgataaataaaaatatatgaaCATTTTGCACTTCTTCTCATGGACTCGTGTCTTCGAACCTTTCTTCTGCAGATGGAAGATGCGCAGACCTCTGACTCGCCAGATGAGCAAGCATTTCCCGGGCTTATGCATCGTCCATTGGCCATCGCACCTATCGTACCCGGTCAGACGGTGCATGCGCATGCAAGTGACAAACCTAAGCGACCAAAGTATCCAACAATGGATGTCTCACCCGTAGAAATGGCCCTTAAGGTTCAATTGAAGGCTCACAGAGAGCACCAAAGGAAACT
The DNA window shown above is from Acropora palmata chromosome 7, jaAcrPala1.3, whole genome shotgun sequence and carries:
- the LOC141886616 gene encoding uncharacterized protein LOC141886616, encoding MQYLLFLLLLESLVFQIDTRNHDSKKKAVQKRGQLAKKEELLGEDTNRLDQAEYKLQSMTSPETHEADRFFNNRPSKQIGPLRVDTLSPAQVSFIQSSTQWHKYFKPSASRVPPNIFPDDPVLFPGMKSTKENDEPESIPGLGRDGLGNSFYPKHHHPGYDSWNSYGSETDAGQGSDQRQKDYEEPPFTDKSWMNPKPSAGERTPGEGYESFDGKMLAVPESKGGEIGEHLSHFESHPENEESFTGGDIGLANLKHKFQGDRKADLLEKMDELSENTIMSQEGDEKELLGGEEPKLFSERPPFLGPTGSLGTALAEELLQKGNSKFKAIDDSSEIVRGRSGTNLMHGLRLLARPMLDESATQRNLLYKGVNDINGNMDHVVLIRSDKLKDSSRGTHILEHHAKAPHSSRHNPFKRKTVLLTRKSKANDGPGQVRKSLKPVCKCQQKILCKQNYVKNKNFRKYCYRHSR
- the LOC141886617 gene encoding uncharacterized protein LOC141886617, whose protein sequence is MILNDLFQLLIILLSLNFQKVSTRPILHGPYFPYHPPARFGFPGGRAVNYLAHETEAFGDDLSSRISDRSQDVSALGDEIQHANAMQSRTVEDIGREVDADESMPFPASRLEEPFLPNEEDIDNDDEPSEKI
- the LOC141886703 gene encoding uncharacterized protein LOC141886703 isoform X1; protein product: MNILLGFLSLLLLVEWPLSGSAMPSIHIPNENQIYSPHILNKDKIAPYSHNSLLQRNAVANPLVNNDHSHNQHGVYYHSQINLKPKDLPKKTLHFAGTPWKSYGTQQKRKKKDETVQKWNAAAIAVQKSLRPKNTVKKTTLSSKPRLTRNQGDQKKKKKQYIVANLGGLALGNGLALGIGGTPTASYGASLGTGYGANLAGNYGTGLGTMLVTGYGSEGDNGVLTNRQTFGTNYAANSNSQSSTGLGDLAGLNSLNSQAGLNYLSNLDSLGGTTDLNSLNSINQYQNSDLDILNSNANNGLDGFGSLTTGTAQNQRYTGHNALGSSLNSLQGKLTAAGGNRQGIGSMDLGMDDLGGNGMSDSSLQQILGQIMNGMGGDGGGGGRMGGHMRNSNSNDDLGGDVGNLDLGSLGVNLGMGNEVGNGMGNGVGNAMGNGMASRIGNGLGNGMENGLGNSIEELGGMANNMGHEMGGIGNVGNRIPNGMANSMENMGGAGGAGLAMGMGGMGEMGSMNPVGGLGHGFKIGGIHFGGHAAGTMGNQEESNTEMEDAQTSDSPDEQAFPGLMHRPLAIAPIVPGQTVHAHASDKPKRPKYPTMDVSPVEMALKVQLKAHREHQRKLKELKMKLRRLRERLRKLKADYNYNDDEEETEKSEMETLKDLKQATEQAIRELQEEAVRANKRKGLKKLIFIHNIRDSKGHKPEFGKTSTLEDLGTDLLALIDSNTNKPTSGPVRDGPTRSRPPVFIPAAPTTERAEKKGPLHDDTQSLTELEKQAEQEVDSIANKKKVKQQTLNTGLKIKIPEAVPVTHKGNAHAAVITLEESAAPHASLPVHMRPQVIKTPQGQRLLNPIQLNNLAQILPEPVDNTRERKFQQSRPTGNGTMERKHPPDYFSIGCWRDQPQRALPSLEGIFPMLDGNDYKARQFAIKKCSVIARVQGFPAFALENGGQCLGGKDILETYNMYGASGACKRDGKGGPWSMEVYKFIRHIPARRGSIARTENQHRLSLSRSRP
- the LOC141886703 gene encoding uncharacterized protein LOC141886703 isoform X2; the encoded protein is MNILLGFLSLLLLVEWPLSGSAMPSIHIPNENQIYSPHILNKDKIAPYSHNSLLQRNAVANPLVNNDHSHNQHGVYYHSQINLKPKDLPKKTLHFAGTPWKSYGTQQKRKKKDETVQKWNAAAIAVQKSLRPKNTVKKTTLSSKPRLTRNQGDQKKKKKQYIVANLGGLALGNGLALGIGGTPTASYGASLGTGYGANLAGNYGTGLGTMLVTGYGSEGDNGVLTNRQTFGTNYAANSNSQSSTGLGDLAGLNSLNSQAGLNYLSNLDSLGGTTDLNSLNSINQYQNSDLDILNSNANNGLDGFGSLTTGTAQNQRYTGHNALGSSLNSLQGKLTAAGGNRQGIGSMDLGMDDLGGNGMSDSSLQQILGQIMNGMGGDGGGGGRMGGHMRNSNSNDDLGGDVGNLDLGSLGVNLGMGNEVGNGMGNGVGNAMGNGMASRIGNGLGNGMENGLGNSIEELGGMANNMGHEMGGIGNVGNRIPNGMANSMENMGGAGGAGLAMGMGGMGEMGSMNPVGGLGHGFKIGGIHFGGHAAGTMGNQEESNTEMEDAQTSDSPDEQAFPGLMHRPLAIAPIVPGQTVHAHASDKPKRPKYPTMDVSPVEMALKVQLKAHREHQRKLKELKMKLRRLRERLRKLKADYNYNDDEEETEKSEMETLKDLKQATEQAIRELQEEAVRANKRKGLKKLIFIHNIRDSKGHKPEFGKTSTLEDLGTDLLALIDSNTNKPTSGPVRDGPTRSRPPVFIPAAPTTERAEKKGPLHDDTQSLTELEKQAEQEVDSIANKKKVKQQTLNTGLKIKIPAVPVTHKGNAHAAVITLEESAAPHASLPVHMRPQVIKTPQGQRLLNPIQLNNLAQILPEPVDNTRERKFQQSRPTGNGTMERKHPPDYFSIGCWRDQPQRALPSLEGIFPMLDGNDYKARQFAIKKCSVIARVQGFPAFALENGGQCLGGKDILETYNMYGASGACKRDGKGGPWSMEVYKFIRHIPARRGSIARTENQHRLSLSRSRP